The Edaphobacter sp. 12200R-103 genome contains a region encoding:
- a CDS encoding flagellar biosynthesis protein FlhB codes for MSGEATEKATPQRKKKALDKGDGVHSRELLSSMAMLGGVLMIGATSHGFTGAWGQVYLASLRSATIGETGGERQWIESLRHMIQPAWLPIGLILMASFGSALMAGIAQNGGLRIYPVTLQLKFSRVNPWENLKNLFSLRQVMRLVKSLLPATVMVALGWKTLGRNMLSMPALSMVRLPSTFAGAYDLALDAAWIMLAWSALDYAIEWRSWNQRLKMSKQEIREELKDSMGNPEIKGKIRQIQHAMRRRKVKADMSRASVVITNPTHYAVALEFSFETMQAPVVLAKGRDLSAAEIREEAKWAGIPIVENPPLARSLYRMAEPGQSIPFELYSAVAGILAYLYRQKVEERVRRQRQAESNRTMIGYTPAMVSGMRGVGGGM; via the coding sequence ATGAGCGGCGAAGCGACAGAGAAGGCGACTCCACAACGCAAGAAGAAGGCTCTCGATAAAGGAGACGGCGTCCACAGCCGCGAGCTGTTGTCGTCGATGGCCATGCTTGGGGGAGTGTTGATGATCGGAGCGACATCTCACGGATTCACTGGCGCCTGGGGCCAGGTCTATCTTGCCAGTCTGCGGTCGGCGACGATTGGTGAAACAGGCGGGGAGCGCCAGTGGATCGAGTCGTTGCGCCACATGATTCAGCCTGCATGGTTGCCGATCGGCTTGATCTTGATGGCAAGCTTCGGAAGTGCGTTGATGGCAGGCATCGCGCAGAACGGCGGCCTCAGGATCTACCCGGTCACGCTGCAGCTGAAGTTTTCCCGTGTCAATCCGTGGGAAAACTTAAAGAATCTCTTCAGCCTTCGGCAGGTGATGCGGCTGGTGAAGTCCCTCCTTCCAGCGACTGTCATGGTGGCACTCGGGTGGAAGACTCTCGGCCGGAATATGTTGTCGATGCCCGCACTGAGCATGGTCCGTCTGCCGTCGACCTTCGCTGGAGCATATGACCTTGCGCTCGACGCCGCATGGATCATGCTCGCCTGGTCTGCCCTGGACTATGCCATTGAATGGAGAAGCTGGAACCAGCGGCTGAAGATGAGCAAGCAGGAGATCCGCGAGGAGCTGAAGGACTCGATGGGTAATCCCGAGATCAAAGGGAAGATTCGTCAGATTCAGCATGCGATGCGGAGACGCAAGGTGAAAGCCGATATGTCCAGGGCAAGCGTAGTGATTACCAATCCCACGCATTACGCCGTTGCGCTGGAGTTCAGCTTTGAGACGATGCAGGCTCCCGTTGTGCTGGCCAAAGGACGTGACCTGTCCGCTGCGGAGATCCGTGAAGAGGCCAAGTGGGCTGGCATTCCCATCGTTGAAAATCCGCCGCTTGCCAGAAGTCTTTACCGCATGGCGGAGCCCGGCCAGTCTATTCCGTTTGAACTTTATTCCGCTGTGGCGGGAATCCTTGCCTATCTCTATCGGCAAAAGGTGGAGGAGCGTGTGCGACGGCAGCGACAGGCGGAGTCGAACCGGACCATGA
- a CDS encoding flagellar biosynthetic protein FliR, protein MTDLSFPIRDWPQFLAVALLVMIRVSGLMVFAPVFSSAAIAPRIKAGFVFAVTILVAPAVAVVPDARPSLDMMAVLGEIGVGLVFGVSLMMLNEALLFAGTLLGMQFSFSLVNLLDPNSKIETPVLGQLLGWLGTLVLIGAGLDRTMLAAMVRSFRTVPVGHAFIQARTGAALAAMAGGIFLAGLQLAAPVIAAAMIVEITVALVGRMAPQLPAMVLGIPLKTLISFGVLVASLAVWPGWIEGHFTALLDAAGKLIGNA, encoded by the coding sequence ATGACCGATCTAAGTTTTCCGATCCGTGATTGGCCGCAATTTCTTGCCGTGGCGCTTCTGGTGATGATTCGTGTCAGCGGCCTGATGGTCTTCGCCCCTGTCTTTTCGTCAGCTGCCATCGCTCCTCGGATTAAAGCAGGATTCGTCTTTGCTGTGACGATTCTGGTTGCACCCGCTGTGGCGGTGGTGCCCGACGCGCGGCCATCTCTGGACATGATGGCCGTGTTGGGAGAGATTGGCGTGGGACTTGTCTTCGGAGTTTCTTTGATGATGCTCAACGAGGCTCTCCTGTTTGCAGGAACCCTGCTGGGGATGCAGTTCAGCTTCTCGCTGGTGAATCTGCTCGATCCGAACTCGAAGATCGAGACGCCCGTCCTCGGACAGCTGCTTGGCTGGCTGGGCACGCTGGTTCTGATCGGCGCCGGCCTCGACAGAACGATGTTGGCTGCCATGGTGCGCAGTTTTCGCACGGTCCCGGTGGGCCATGCCTTTATTCAGGCAAGGACGGGCGCAGCGCTTGCCGCGATGGCCGGAGGAATCTTCCTGGCCGGCCTGCAGCTCGCGGCTCCCGTGATTGCCGCGGCCATGATCGTCGAGATCACGGTGGCGCTCGTCGGCCGAATGGCTCCGCAGCTTCCAGCCATGGTACTTGGAATTCCGCTGAAGACACTGATCTCGTTCGGCGTCCTTGTAGCCAGCCTTGCGGTTTGGCCGGGATGGATTGAAGGCCACTTTACCGCATTGCTTGATGCTGCGGGAAAGCTGATAGGGAACGCATGA
- a CDS encoding flagellar biosynthetic protein FliQ: MGPDQTVEMIRRLLIEAMLLSAPLLVSACLISLLVSLAQTLTGVQEQTLTAVPRLIVVFAISMITLPWMIHRTVAYTIRLFHDFHRYLG; the protein is encoded by the coding sequence ATGGGACCGGATCAGACAGTAGAGATGATCAGGAGGCTTCTGATAGAGGCGATGTTGCTAAGCGCCCCGTTACTGGTGAGCGCATGTCTCATCAGTCTGCTTGTAAGCCTTGCTCAGACACTCACCGGCGTACAGGAGCAGACGCTTACGGCTGTCCCAAGGCTGATCGTAGTCTTCGCCATTTCGATGATCACGTTGCCGTGGATGATTCATCGGACCGTCGCATACACCATTCGGCTGTTCCACGACTTCCATCGCTACCTGGGATAA
- the fliP gene encoding flagellar type III secretion system pore protein FliP (The bacterial flagellar biogenesis protein FliP forms a type III secretion system (T3SS)-type pore required for flagellar assembly.), which produces MPWSIVIGLTLLTLIPAILLSVTPMVRLLVVFHFLRQALGTQTAPSNQVLMGLGLMMTWFLMTPVLLQVEQQAISPYRAGVISGEEAMIRGVQPVKQYMLRYAREKDLAVFASAAMSARPRSKEDLPIQVVVPAYMLSELKAGFQIGAVLFLPFLLVDLVVASVTTSIGMMQLPPVVISTPLKILLFVMVDGWNLLAGQLIKSF; this is translated from the coding sequence GTGCCATGGTCGATTGTCATAGGACTGACGCTGCTCACGTTGATACCGGCGATCCTGCTGTCTGTAACCCCCATGGTCCGCCTGCTCGTCGTATTTCACTTCCTCCGGCAGGCGCTGGGAACGCAAACCGCTCCATCGAATCAGGTGCTGATGGGGCTGGGTCTTATGATGACATGGTTTTTGATGACTCCTGTCCTGTTGCAGGTTGAGCAACAGGCGATCTCGCCCTATCGCGCCGGGGTCATCTCCGGCGAGGAGGCGATGATCCGCGGAGTGCAGCCGGTCAAACAGTACATGCTGCGCTACGCGCGTGAGAAAGACCTCGCGGTCTTCGCCTCCGCAGCCATGAGTGCACGACCTAGAAGCAAAGAGGACCTTCCGATCCAGGTCGTCGTACCGGCGTACATGCTCAGCGAGTTGAAGGCCGGCTTCCAGATCGGAGCTGTTCTGTTTCTTCCATTCCTTCTGGTGGATCTAGTCGTAGCCAGCGTAACAACCTCCATCGGGATGATGCAGCTGCCGCCCGTGGTGATCTCGACTCCACTGAAGATTCTGCTGTTCGTGATGGTGGATGGATGGAACCTGCTGGCAGGCCAGCTGATTAAGAGTTTTTAA
- a CDS encoding flagellar biosynthetic protein FliO yields MRVFSQAGRTAPQLNHHGIAGALVQWWTDRQAKKDSVQHLRVIETLPLNNKQKLMLVQCAGQQFLVGVGLDQISTILPVEPTEGSIGREARCD; encoded by the coding sequence ATGCGGGTATTTTCCCAGGCAGGAAGGACAGCACCACAGCTCAATCACCATGGCATCGCTGGAGCTCTGGTGCAATGGTGGACAGATCGGCAGGCGAAGAAGGATTCCGTTCAGCATCTGCGCGTCATCGAGACGCTGCCGCTGAACAACAAGCAGAAGCTGATGCTGGTGCAGTGTGCAGGACAACAGTTCCTGGTAGGGGTTGGACTGGATCAGATCAGCACGATCCTTCCGGTGGAACCCACTGAAGGATCTATCGGCAGGGAAGCACGATGCGATTAG
- a CDS encoding FliM/FliN family flagellar motor switch protein, translating to MAENELATIASRTVVESSTAGTTETVDLRPWMMRIEEHASWPLVSQMTVLTSAAIPVAGFKIRDLVHLQAGQIVESAWAHTEDIPLNAARVHVAWSEFEVVDQNLMVRLTRLA from the coding sequence ATGGCTGAGAACGAACTGGCAACGATTGCGTCGCGCACGGTTGTTGAGTCCTCGACGGCAGGCACTACAGAGACGGTCGATCTGCGGCCGTGGATGATGCGGATTGAAGAGCACGCCTCGTGGCCTCTGGTATCTCAGATGACGGTTCTTACGAGCGCTGCGATTCCTGTCGCGGGATTCAAGATCCGGGATCTTGTGCATCTGCAGGCCGGGCAGATCGTCGAAAGCGCCTGGGCCCATACCGAAGACATCCCCCTGAATGCTGCACGGGTGCACGTGGCCTGGAGCGAGTTCGAGGTAGTGGATCAGAATCTGATGGTCCGGCTGACACGATTGGCATAG
- the fliL gene encoding flagellar basal body-associated protein FliL → MATTPPIIQAKIASDPVKIPLAPLFIAVVIGVLFATAGVGGVLYYVLRSGKVPIHVSMTPAAAPTTPVKTHMMALEPLLVNLADPSGSAFLRAGLTLEVAETPIEKGRDAKNPEAKPQGRDTDAALRDTALAVLGRQTSDQLLAPGGKDRLKSELKVAFAEHNHQLQVADLFFTEFLVQR, encoded by the coding sequence ATGGCTACTACACCTCCTATCATCCAGGCAAAGATTGCGTCTGACCCCGTGAAGATTCCACTGGCTCCGCTCTTCATCGCAGTTGTAATTGGCGTCCTGTTCGCGACCGCTGGAGTAGGCGGTGTCCTGTACTACGTGCTCCGGTCGGGGAAGGTTCCGATCCACGTGAGCATGACTCCTGCTGCCGCTCCGACTACTCCCGTCAAGACGCACATGATGGCGCTTGAGCCGTTGCTGGTGAATCTTGCCGATCCATCAGGCAGCGCATTTTTGCGGGCGGGCCTCACCCTTGAGGTGGCGGAAACGCCGATTGAGAAGGGTAGGGACGCGAAAAATCCGGAAGCAAAGCCTCAGGGCAGGGATACAGATGCGGCGTTGCGCGATACGGCGCTTGCAGTCCTGGGCAGGCAGACCTCCGATCAACTGCTGGCTCCTGGAGGCAAGGACCGCCTGAAGTCAGAGCTGAAGGTAGCCTTCGCGGAGCACAATCATCAGCTTCAGGTGGCGGATCTGTTCTTTACCGAATTTCTGGTGCAGCGATAG
- a CDS encoding flagellar hook protein FlgE has product MGSFSIALSGLQADTTSLNTIGNNLANLNTTAYKDQGTTFEDLFYQQIGTSGSNNPLQVGVGTRVSGTSTDFTQGTFLPTGKSEDMALSGNGFFVVNQNGVQQLTRAGDFLLSQRGDLITTSGASVMGYPANNSVVNVNASLVPIQLPVGVTQAAQATQNISITANLNAAASVGTSFTTPVTIYDSLGKSHAMTVTYTKTAQNQWDYSVDLPAGEATGAPTNNTGTLTFDSNGNLTAPSGSVNNITFPGLADGSSDLSFNWNLASGGSPTITQTTAPSTTGASVQDGYASGNYSGFTVDENGLVTAKFDNNHTQIVGQIAVATVTNTQGLVRMGHNAFETTAASGDAVVGVAGTGGRGTVEDSTLEQSNVDISTEFANLIVAQRSFEANSKTITTFDSVTQATLGMIR; this is encoded by the coding sequence ATGGGATCTTTTTCAATTGCATTGAGCGGCCTTCAGGCCGACACGACATCGCTGAATACGATTGGCAATAATCTGGCCAACCTGAACACGACGGCCTACAAGGATCAGGGCACGACGTTTGAGGACTTGTTCTATCAGCAGATCGGTACTTCGGGTTCGAATAATCCCTTGCAGGTGGGCGTGGGAACCCGCGTTTCCGGTACCTCGACGGACTTTACCCAGGGAACATTTCTCCCCACCGGCAAGTCCGAAGATATGGCCCTGAGCGGCAATGGATTCTTCGTCGTGAATCAGAACGGAGTGCAGCAATTGACGCGTGCCGGCGACTTTCTGTTGAGCCAGCGCGGAGATCTGATCACAACCTCTGGCGCCAGCGTGATGGGCTACCCTGCGAACAATAGCGTGGTGAACGTCAACGCTTCTCTTGTTCCTATCCAGTTGCCGGTCGGCGTCACTCAGGCAGCCCAGGCTACGCAGAACATTTCGATCACGGCGAATCTGAATGCCGCGGCTTCGGTGGGAACCTCATTTACGACACCGGTGACGATCTATGACTCGCTTGGAAAGAGCCATGCGATGACGGTTACCTATACGAAGACCGCGCAGAACCAGTGGGATTACAGCGTGGACCTGCCGGCTGGCGAAGCCACGGGAGCACCCACCAACAACACTGGCACCCTGACCTTCGATTCGAACGGAAATCTCACCGCGCCCTCCGGATCGGTGAACAACATTACCTTTCCGGGACTGGCTGACGGTTCCAGCGATCTGAGCTTCAACTGGAACCTTGCCAGCGGAGGCAGCCCGACCATCACGCAGACCACGGCGCCTTCGACCACAGGCGCTTCGGTACAAGACGGGTACGCCAGCGGCAACTACTCCGGGTTCACCGTGGACGAAAACGGTCTTGTGACGGCGAAGTTCGATAACAACCATACTCAGATCGTCGGCCAGATCGCAGTCGCGACTGTAACCAACACGCAGGGCCTGGTTCGCATGGGACACAATGCCTTTGAGACGACTGCAGCCTCCGGCGACGCCGTCGTCGGCGTTGCAGGAACGGGCGGGCGCGGCACGGTCGAGGATTCTACGCTCGAGCAGTCGAATGTGGATATCTCGACGGAGTTTGCCAACCTGATCGTAGCGCAGCGCTCCTTCGAGGCAAATTCGAAGACCATCACGACCTTCGATTCGGTCACGCAGGCTACGCTGGGGATGATCCGTTAG
- a CDS encoding flagellar hook capping FlgD N-terminal domain-containing protein, giving the protein MDMTQLGAMAGQSKAANRVATALAPKTTHTAEAKASNGNGDNGSTDNSTITSNDFLTLLVTELKNQDPTQPTDPNAYIQQLVGVNSLQQLIQINQGLSTFESAITG; this is encoded by the coding sequence ATGGATATGACGCAGTTAGGAGCAATGGCGGGACAGAGCAAGGCGGCTAATCGCGTTGCCACGGCACTTGCACCGAAGACGACGCACACGGCCGAAGCAAAGGCTTCAAACGGCAATGGCGACAACGGCTCGACAGATAATTCAACGATTACGTCGAACGATTTTCTGACGCTGCTGGTCACAGAACTGAAGAACCAGGATCCGACGCAGCCCACGGACCCGAATGCATACATTCAGCAACTCGTCGGCGTAAACAGCCTGCAGCAGCTGATCCAGATCAATCAGGGACTCAGCACGTTTGAAAGCGCGATCACAGGCTAA
- a CDS encoding FliI/YscN family ATPase: MQSECENVEELLRPYFAHMARGTPWRWTGRVIEANGQTIESEGPLCSVGECCEIMDADGRRHRGEVIGFRGRNVLAMSLEATRGIRYGDALAATGISPGIAVGDGMEGRVLDSLGLPLDGLPALRPRELWPLDGAVPHPMQRVPIREAMSTGVRVLDGMLTVGRGQRIGIFGGSGVGKSTLIGMMTRNTAADLTVVGLVGERGREVREFVEDSLGEEGMKRAIVLVSSSDQSPLLRMRAALAATAVAEYHASQGRHVLLVLDSLTRYAMAAREIGLAAGEPPATKGYTPSVFTKLAKLVERVGNFEHGSITAFYTVLMEGDDQQDPVVDSVRSFVDGHVVLSRQLASAGWYPPVNVLDSLSRLMPAVVSRDHREQAAVVRRLLAAHTRSEDLVRIGAYRSGADPELDRAMQAMPVMRSFLEQGSEEKVRLEDTVERLMTMVL; encoded by the coding sequence ATGCAGAGTGAGTGTGAAAACGTTGAAGAGCTGCTGAGGCCCTACTTCGCGCACATGGCGCGCGGGACGCCCTGGCGTTGGACGGGGAGAGTGATTGAGGCCAACGGGCAGACGATCGAATCCGAAGGTCCGTTGTGTTCGGTTGGAGAGTGCTGCGAAATTATGGATGCTGACGGCAGGCGGCATCGTGGTGAAGTGATCGGATTTCGTGGAAGAAATGTACTGGCAATGTCTCTGGAGGCGACGCGCGGAATCCGCTATGGAGATGCGCTGGCGGCAACCGGGATTAGTCCCGGGATTGCTGTGGGCGATGGCATGGAAGGCCGCGTCCTCGATTCCCTGGGACTTCCTCTCGATGGACTTCCAGCTTTGCGTCCGCGTGAGCTGTGGCCACTGGACGGTGCAGTCCCTCACCCGATGCAGAGGGTGCCGATTCGGGAGGCGATGAGTACGGGGGTTCGTGTGCTGGACGGCATGCTGACCGTCGGGCGGGGGCAGAGGATTGGTATCTTCGGAGGATCCGGCGTAGGAAAAAGTACGTTGATCGGGATGATGACGAGGAACACAGCTGCCGATCTTACTGTTGTAGGTCTGGTTGGAGAACGCGGACGCGAGGTGCGAGAGTTCGTGGAAGATTCGCTCGGCGAAGAAGGAATGAAGAGAGCCATCGTGCTGGTATCGAGCTCTGACCAGAGTCCGCTGCTGCGAATGCGCGCCGCGCTGGCAGCTACGGCGGTAGCGGAGTATCACGCGAGTCAGGGAAGGCATGTTCTGCTGGTACTGGATTCGCTGACACGCTATGCGATGGCAGCGCGCGAGATTGGTCTGGCGGCGGGCGAGCCGCCGGCGACCAAGGGGTACACGCCTTCAGTGTTTACAAAGCTGGCGAAGCTGGTAGAGAGGGTGGGGAACTTTGAGCACGGAAGTATCACCGCATTCTATACGGTTCTGATGGAAGGGGACGATCAGCAGGATCCGGTTGTGGATTCCGTGCGTTCCTTTGTAGATGGACATGTGGTGCTGTCGAGACAGCTTGCATCTGCGGGATGGTATCCGCCTGTCAATGTATTGGATTCGTTAAGCCGTCTGATGCCCGCAGTGGTGAGTCGGGATCATCGGGAACAGGCTGCGGTGGTGCGTAGGCTTCTGGCTGCACACACGCGGTCGGAGGATCTGGTCCGGATAGGGGCCTACAGATCTGGCGCCGATCCAGAGTTGGATCGCGCGATGCAGGCCATGCCGGTAATGCGGAGCTTTCTCGAACAAGGCAGTGAAGAGAAGGTACGCCTGGAAGACACAGTCGAGCGGCTGATGACGATGGTGCTGTGA
- a CDS encoding FliH/SctL family protein yields the protein MTLLSENPPEEEIPAVSCVLPLEFEEIGYPSAASAIRTPMDDLAAPANATERDVLAELEERLQSQTDQHSMELEEVRRQTRDEVRQEMLAELEEKIARERQAIIQTCERFVRERTRYFGQVEKEVVLLALAIAARVLHRETGIDPLILKGAVRVALEKVQGKETAMLRTPKEQVEEWKKILLEAHREDVSVVGDSRLQAGECVLETSVGRVDLGVKAQLEEIEKGFFDLLQQRPA from the coding sequence ATGACCTTGCTATCTGAGAATCCACCTGAGGAAGAGATCCCGGCTGTATCCTGCGTGCTTCCGTTGGAGTTTGAAGAGATCGGATATCCGTCGGCCGCAAGCGCGATCCGGACGCCGATGGATGATCTGGCAGCTCCCGCAAATGCGACGGAGAGAGATGTGCTCGCAGAGCTGGAAGAGCGACTTCAAAGCCAGACAGACCAGCACAGCATGGAGTTGGAAGAGGTCCGCCGGCAGACGCGCGACGAGGTTCGACAGGAGATGCTGGCGGAGCTGGAAGAGAAGATCGCACGGGAGCGCCAGGCGATCATCCAGACCTGCGAGAGATTTGTGCGGGAGCGGACGCGATACTTCGGCCAAGTTGAGAAGGAGGTCGTGCTACTCGCGCTGGCGATTGCGGCGCGTGTATTGCATCGCGAGACCGGAATCGACCCATTGATCCTGAAGGGCGCGGTTCGGGTGGCGCTCGAAAAAGTGCAGGGAAAAGAGACAGCAATGCTGCGTACTCCGAAGGAGCAGGTCGAGGAGTGGAAGAAGATCCTGCTGGAGGCGCACCGGGAAGACGTAAGTGTGGTTGGTGACAGCCGCCTTCAGGCTGGTGAATGCGTGCTTGAGACGAGCGTAGGACGCGTGGATCTTGGAGTGAAGGCGCAGCTTGAGGAGATTGAAAAAGGCTTCTTCGATCTGCTGCAGCAGAGGCCGGCATAA
- the fliG gene encoding flagellar motor switch protein FliG, with protein MTQHAQHAASQMMQRNPLLLPEASGFEPLEGSGLRKAAILMVALGDELAKTLFQSLSESDVHRVTEEITRLGEIKAQHLTQVLTEFYGLLETQQYMVRGGPEYALRVLTEAFGPSKAEAMLAQVRRIRERANGDMAALQKMDPQQLSKFLESEHPQTVALVLAHVDAKRGSLILMQLQPAMRVDVVKRLAEMRQFSPEMAQKVALVLHQRMEGMGNGGRKSYSGFKAVAELLNRVDQTASKTILEEIEQDEPKLAIGIRNLMFTFEDLLTVPAESIREFIAAVDKRVLAMALKGSRENLKAHLFKAMSSRAVEMLKEDMEVMGPVRMKDVGLAQQELLALARQLESEGRMMLKMGPDDDLAI; from the coding sequence ATGACCCAGCATGCCCAGCACGCCGCATCGCAGATGATGCAGCGAAATCCCCTGTTGTTACCGGAGGCATCGGGCTTTGAACCACTTGAGGGCTCGGGATTGCGCAAGGCTGCGATCCTGATGGTGGCGCTCGGAGACGAGCTGGCGAAGACCCTGTTTCAGAGTCTCTCCGAGAGTGACGTTCACCGGGTGACAGAGGAGATCACGCGACTGGGAGAGATCAAGGCCCAGCATCTGACGCAGGTCCTGACGGAGTTCTACGGGTTATTAGAGACCCAGCAATACATGGTTCGGGGAGGGCCGGAGTACGCGCTTCGCGTCCTGACCGAAGCGTTCGGTCCTTCGAAGGCTGAGGCCATGCTGGCCCAGGTGCGAAGAATCCGGGAACGCGCCAACGGCGATATGGCCGCGCTACAGAAGATGGATCCGCAGCAGCTGAGCAAGTTTCTGGAGAGCGAGCACCCGCAGACCGTGGCGCTTGTACTGGCTCACGTGGATGCAAAGCGGGGATCGCTGATCCTGATGCAGCTTCAGCCTGCGATGCGTGTGGACGTGGTGAAGCGGCTTGCGGAGATGCGCCAGTTCTCGCCGGAGATGGCGCAGAAGGTTGCCCTGGTGCTGCATCAGCGCATGGAGGGCATGGGTAACGGCGGTCGCAAATCCTACTCCGGCTTCAAGGCTGTGGCCGAGCTTCTCAATCGCGTGGACCAGACTGCGAGCAAGACGATCCTTGAAGAGATTGAGCAGGACGAGCCAAAGCTGGCGATAGGGATTCGCAACCTGATGTTCACCTTCGAGGACTTGCTGACAGTCCCGGCGGAGAGCATTCGGGAGTTTATCGCTGCGGTAGACAAGCGGGTGCTGGCGATGGCACTGAAGGGGAGTCGGGAGAACCTGAAGGCCCATCTCTTCAAGGCGATGAGCTCGCGCGCTGTCGAGATGCTGAAGGAGGACATGGAGGTGATGGGGCCGGTCCGGATGAAGGATGTTGGCCTGGCTCAGCAGGAACTGCTTGCCCTGGCCCGCCAGTTGGAGAGCGAAGGACGAATGATGTTGAAGATGGGACCGGACGATGACCTTGCTATCTGA
- the fliF gene encoding flagellar basal-body MS-ring/collar protein FliF, translating to MAETVQTEGGELQRAEPAIPASGMVDRAAAAVSSMRDRVMSLPAGQRNSLLAFTIFIASMAVAMMWYAGRRDWKPLFTGLDGKDVQQVSQELAAAGIPYQMTSDGSSIEVPAEMVDKARMEIAAKGMPQTGRLGFELFDKPNWVGSEFDEKVNYQRALEGELEHTISTLGVVRSARVHLVLPKQSLFTSEERAAKASVVLKLKRPFLGEEQADAIRSLVAGAVENLSPDDVNLVDADGRVNLKPRSKNAVAADVEQEMEAKLVAMLEPLAGHDNVRATVNVSYMQGTEERTDEIYDPNQSATLSLQKSEQVSEQAQRAMGVPGTASNSPAGAPTGAVQGSQAAAAPGMPPLLQKEALPVYPQQGNGAGQSVREESGTYGVTKHTIHSEEGPGRVRRVTAAVVVNDRAVVEGTGKTQRTEWKPRSAEEMRRLEQLAQAAVGFDTRRGDQVVVENISFSSNSPELKPPVMEQVMEQARTLARTQPGLAKTLIIGFCAVLLVLCVLRPMARQVVEALRAPALLTGDNSMRETPQTPALMSEAIVGAPALPSKTKEQMQHQGIFEQVAEHIRREPVQSTRLLEAWIGSSEEMDV from the coding sequence ATGGCTGAGACAGTACAGACCGAGGGCGGAGAACTGCAGAGAGCAGAGCCGGCGATTCCCGCATCCGGCATGGTGGACAGAGCGGCTGCAGCCGTTTCATCGATGCGCGACAGGGTGATGTCGCTACCGGCCGGGCAACGGAATTCTCTGCTGGCATTTACGATCTTCATTGCGTCCATGGCGGTGGCGATGATGTGGTATGCGGGCCGGCGGGACTGGAAGCCGCTGTTTACGGGGCTGGATGGAAAGGATGTGCAGCAGGTCTCGCAGGAGCTGGCTGCGGCAGGGATTCCGTACCAGATGACCAGCGACGGCAGCAGCATCGAAGTTCCTGCCGAGATGGTGGATAAGGCGCGCATGGAGATTGCGGCCAAAGGAATGCCGCAGACCGGCCGGCTGGGATTCGAGCTGTTCGATAAGCCGAACTGGGTTGGAAGCGAATTTGACGAGAAGGTGAACTACCAGCGGGCGCTTGAAGGAGAGCTGGAACATACGATCTCGACGCTTGGAGTGGTGCGTTCGGCCAGAGTGCATCTGGTGCTTCCGAAGCAATCGCTGTTCACGAGCGAAGAGCGGGCGGCCAAGGCGTCGGTGGTGCTGAAGCTGAAGAGGCCCTTTCTTGGCGAGGAGCAGGCAGATGCGATTCGAAGCCTGGTAGCCGGCGCGGTTGAGAACCTGAGTCCGGACGATGTGAACCTGGTGGATGCCGATGGCCGCGTGAACCTGAAGCCTCGGTCAAAGAACGCCGTTGCTGCCGACGTGGAACAAGAGATGGAGGCAAAGCTGGTGGCGATGCTGGAGCCGCTGGCAGGCCACGATAATGTTCGAGCCACGGTCAACGTGAGTTATATGCAGGGCACAGAGGAGCGGACCGACGAGATCTATGACCCGAATCAGTCGGCGACGCTGAGCCTGCAGAAGAGCGAGCAGGTCTCCGAGCAGGCACAGCGCGCAATGGGAGTGCCGGGAACGGCGAGCAATTCACCGGCAGGAGCGCCCACGGGAGCCGTGCAGGGCTCGCAGGCTGCCGCGGCGCCCGGAATGCCTCCGTTGCTCCAGAAGGAAGCCCTTCCGGTCTATCCGCAACAGGGAAACGGAGCGGGCCAGAGCGTTCGTGAAGAGAGTGGAACCTATGGCGTGACGAAGCACACGATCCATAGCGAAGAGGGGCCTGGGCGGGTCCGCCGCGTCACGGCGGCTGTGGTTGTGAATGATCGCGCCGTCGTAGAAGGGACCGGAAAGACCCAGCGCACCGAGTGGAAGCCGCGCAGCGCGGAGGAGATGCGAAGACTGGAACAACTGGCACAGGCTGCAGTGGGCTTCGACACGCGACGAGGAGACCAGGTGGTGGTGGAGAATATCAGCTTCAGCTCGAACTCTCCTGAGCTGAAGCCGCCAGTGATGGAACAGGTGATGGAACAGGCGCGGACGTTAGCAAGAACACAGCCAGGCCTGGCGAAGACCCTGATCATCGGATTCTGTGCGGTTCTGTTGGTGCTATGCGTACTGCGGCCGATGGCTCGCCAGGTGGTGGAGGCTCTGCGTGCGCCGGCTCTGCTAACCGGAGACAATAGCATGCGCGAGACGCCGCAGACACCTGCGCTGATGAGTGAGGCCATAGTAGGCGCACCCGCATTGCCTAGCAAGACAAAGGAGCAGATGCAGCATCAAGGCATCTTTGAACAGGTAGCAGAACATATCCGTCGCGAGCCTGTGCAGAGCACGCGTCTGCTTGAGGCCTGGATCGGTTCTTCAGAGGAGATGGATGTATGA